The proteins below come from a single Necator americanus strain Aroian chromosome V, whole genome shotgun sequence genomic window:
- a CDS encoding hypothetical protein (NECATOR_CHRV.G17745.T1): MPQNSDGHEGKDLTFRDMVHSARHLIGRIYEMQVEAGKIPAHKREEWLRERAHHEHDVRASSVLSLVKSQLNFVKTSIPNMQDYLSKCETKFYEGQGGSHDRVLLDQLKEERNTVEERLTT, encoded by the coding sequence ATGCCTCAGAACAGCGATGGTCACGAAGGAAAGGATCTCACGTTTAGAGACATGGTACATTCTGCTAGACATCTCATAGGTAGAATCTATGAGATGCAAGTGGAAGCTGGCAAGATTCCGGCacataaaagagaagaatggtTGCGAGAACGAGCTCACCACGAACATGATGTCCGCGCATCAAGTGTCTTAAGCCTCGTCAAAAGTCAACTGAACTTCGTCAAGACAAGTATCCCAAATATGCAGGATTACCTAAGCAAGTGCGAGACTAAATTCTACGAGGGACAAGGTGGATCCCATGATCGAGTTCTGCTGGATCAATTGAAGGAGGAACGGAACACCGTCGAGGAAAGGTTAACCACATAA
- a CDS encoding hypothetical protein (NECATOR_CHRV.G17744.T2), producing MVFYLALNGNIPPLLNFFGAHGRVRDCANLVRLQKTLNPDWRFVINSGDSDLKIITDFVKQHTSSFPPEHPMVRTIIYMREQRMAQGTAGDVKEK from the exons ATGGTATTTTACCTTGCTCTCAACGGGAATATTCCACCCTTACTGAATTTCTTCGGAGCACATGGAAG GGTTCGTGACTGTGCCAACCTAGTGCGACTACAGAAAACGCTAAATCCTGATTGGCGGTTTGTCATAAACAGCGGTGACAGTGATCTCAAGATTATAACCGATTTCGTTAAACAG CATACATCAAGCTTCCCTCCAGAACATCCAATGGTTCGCACGATCATATACATGCGAGAACAAAGGATGGCACAAGGTACAGCGGGAGatgtgaaagaaaagtaa
- a CDS encoding hypothetical protein (NECATOR_CHRV.G17748.T1) codes for MKRRKSYTAAFKLDAVNYRDLHGTLAAASHFEVTEAMIRKWVVDRQNLQEMPATKRARRYKKPSVEEVEDAIYNWVVKKREENRAVTVKEIRTKAKELAEEHGHQNFKASAHWCILFMTRKSSLYEEEQVSVNHYRLTIYKNARIFESSLQLKP; via the coding sequence ATGAAACGTCGTAAATCGTATACAGCAGCTTTCAAGCTAGACGCCGTCAATTATCGTGATTTGCATGGAACATTGGCAGCGGCTAGTCATTTTGAAGTCACTGAAGCAATGATAAGAAAGTGGGTTGTTGATCGACAAAATCTTCAAGAGATGCCAGCAACGAAGAGAGCCCGACGATACAAAAAACCAAGcgttgaagaagttgaagatgcCATCTACAACTGGGTTgtcaaaaaacgagaagaaaatagagctgtcacggtgaaagaaataaggaccAAAGCAAAGGAATTAGCAGAAGAGCATGGtcaccaaaattttaaagcatctgCGCATTGGTGCATCCTGTTTATGACGCGAAAAAGCTCTCTgtacgaagaagaacaagtgtCGGTCAACCATTACCGTCTGACCATCTACAAAAATGCTCGGATTTTCGAAAGTTCGTTGCAGCTGAAGCCTTAa
- a CDS encoding hypothetical protein (NECATOR_CHRV.G17751.T1) yields the protein MTWNRRNHEEAHVHSNTREIRLLNEEISRVFVEKRDLEQRIRELARERTCPPHKFEAGQIRSEQEMAMPCIFCGAVGVHYSDVCEVNRDIRQRWRIVRETERCRLCLRRRCMGGVRCDKKKTRCRHCGELGHHPSLCFLPQRSEETQEELQALERLQQNVQQLNLLRRRLFLLKNE from the coding sequence ATGACATGGAACCGCAGGAATCATGAGGAGGCGCATGTGCACTCGAACACGAGGGAGATCAGACTACTCAATGAAGAGATATCGCGCGTTTTCGTCGAGAAACGAGACTTGGAGCAAAGGATTCGCGAACTGGCAAGGGAAAGGACTTGCCCTCCACACAAATTCGAGGCGGGCCAGATCCGCAGCGAACAGGAAATGGCGATGCCGTGCATCTTCTGTGGAGCAGTCGGTGTCCACTACTCCGATGTTTGCGAGGTCAACCGGGATATTCGACAGAGATGGCGCATCGTACGCGAAACCGAGCGATGCAGGCTGTGCCTCAGGAGGCGATGTATGGGAGGGGTGAGATGcgacaagaagaaaacaagatgCCGACACTGTGGTGAGCTCGGCCATCATCCATCCCTGTGTTTTTTGCCGCAGAGAAGTGAGGAAACCCAGGAAGAACTGCAGGCGTTGGAACGTCTGCAACAGAATGTGCAGCAGCTCAATTTATTGAGAAGACGAttattccttttgaaaaatgaatag
- a CDS encoding hypothetical protein (NECATOR_CHRV.G17744.T1), whose product MVFYLALNGNIPPLLNFFGAHGRVRDCANLVRLQKTLNPDWRFVINSGDSDLKIITDFVKQSICSIHYLYRGARSIVVTSNDARAPTTKTLMGVLETTLFDGSTV is encoded by the exons ATGGTATTTTACCTTGCTCTCAACGGGAATATTCCACCCTTACTGAATTTCTTCGGAGCACATGGAAG GGTTCGTGACTGTGCCAACCTAGTGCGACTACAGAAAACGCTAAATCCTGATTGGCGGTTTGTCATAAACAGCGGTGACAGTGATCTCAAGATTATAACCGATTTCGTTAAACAG AGCATTTGCTCAATCCACTATCTATATCGCGGAGCGCGATCTATCGTGGTCACCAGCAACGACGCTCGGGCACCAACGACCAAGACGCTCATGGGCGTCCTGGAAACTACACTTTTTGACGGATCTACTGTTTGA
- a CDS encoding hypothetical protein (NECATOR_CHRV.G17753.T1), giving the protein MKMLARSFVYWFTMDSDIEKLVRTSPRCASVTKDPVKTEPQSWPKPHSPWTRVHADFVGPMEGRYHLVIVDAYSKLPEIVQMSSICSTATMQAMKYIFTKFGNPETFVMDNGT; this is encoded by the coding sequence atgaaaatgcTTGCAAGAAGCTTTGTATATTGGTTTACGATGGATTCCGACATCGAAAAACTCGTCAGGACCTCTCCAAGATGTGCATCCGTGACAAAGGATCCGGTCAAAACCGAACCACAATCATGGCCGAAACCACACTCGCCGTGGACTCGAGTTCATGCTGATTTCGTTGGACCGATGGAAGGACGATACCATCTGGTCATCGTGGACGCCTACTCCAAATTGCCGGAAATAGTTCAGATGTCATCGATCTGCTCAACGGCTACTATGCAAGCAATGAAGTACATCTTTACCAAGTTCGGAAATCCAGAGACGTTCGTCATGGACAACGGAACGTAG
- a CDS encoding hypothetical protein (NECATOR_CHRV.G17753.T2), which translates to MDSDIEKLVRTSPRCASVTKDPVKTEPQSWPKPHSPWTRVHADFVGPMEGRYHLVIVDAYSKLPEIVQMSSICSTATMQAMKYIFTKFGNPETFVMDNGT; encoded by the coding sequence ATGGATTCCGACATCGAAAAACTCGTCAGGACCTCTCCAAGATGTGCATCCGTGACAAAGGATCCGGTCAAAACCGAACCACAATCATGGCCGAAACCACACTCGCCGTGGACTCGAGTTCATGCTGATTTCGTTGGACCGATGGAAGGACGATACCATCTGGTCATCGTGGACGCCTACTCCAAATTGCCGGAAATAGTTCAGATGTCATCGATCTGCTCAACGGCTACTATGCAAGCAATGAAGTACATCTTTACCAAGTTCGGAAATCCAGAGACGTTCGTCATGGACAACGGAACGTAG
- a CDS encoding hypothetical protein (NECATOR_CHRV.G17749.T1): MLIFKKKLMPKGQFPPDVIVKTNEKGWMNQELMKEWIVEVWNKRENHNSDPDRSLLIFDSARCHVTDEVKQFCQQYSKFAVIPGGLTKILQPLDVGINKPFKDHLKAGWEKWMRDEAKATYTKSGIRRRMSYEEAAFLVSESFQSISSDVIQHSFEKALCDLENLKNDIAMMNINDDDEVEIGKV; encoded by the coding sequence ATgctaatttttaagaagaagttaATGCCAAAAGGACAATTTCCTCCAGATGTCAttgtgaaaacaaatgaaaaaggttGGATGAATCAGGAATTGATGAAAGAATGGATCGTTGAAGTAtggaacaaaagagaaaatcacaattccGACCCTGATCGCTCtttgctgatatttgattctgCTCGTTGCCACGTAACTGATGAAGTGAAACAATTTTGTCAACAATATAGCAAATTTGCCGTAATACCAGGAGGATTGACTAAAATATTGCAACCCTTAGACGTCGGCATCAACAAACCGTTTAAAGACCACTTGAAAGCTGGCTGGGAAAAATGGATGAGAGATGAAGCTAAAGCAACTTAcacaaaaagtggaataagGAGAAGGATGAGCTACGAAGAAGCTGCATTTTTAGTTAGCGAAAGTTTCCAATCCATTTCATCTGATGTTATTCAACATAGCTTTGAAAAAGCATTGTGTGAtttggaaaatctcaaaaacgatATTGCCATGATGAATATAAACGATGATGACGaagtagaaattggaaaagtttaG
- a CDS encoding hypothetical protein (NECATOR_CHRV.G17752.T1), which produces MMAELTTVSASCFLLVASHPSHTSPPEAQPASLGFAYDAPSLSNIPVDLANIGVVDTDCSTEDARHRHFLFAADLARLEFVWRASPFPCQFANPLLQVSFLDENARYLFIE; this is translated from the coding sequence ATGATGGCCGAGCTCACCACAGTGTCGGcatcttgttttcttcttgtcgCATCTCACCCCTCCCATACATCGCCTCCTGAGGCACAGCCTGCATCGCTCGGTTTCGCGTACGATGCGCCATCTCTGTCGAATATCCCGGTTGACCTCGCAAACATCGGAGTAGTGGACACCGACTGCTCCACAGAAGATGCACGGCATCGCCATTTCCTGTTCGCTGCGGATCTGGCCCGCCTCGAATTTGTGTGGAGGGCAAGTCCTTTCCCTTGCCAGTTCGCGAATCCTTTGCTCCAAGTCTCGTTTCTCGACGAAAACGCGCGATATCTCTTCATTGAGTAG
- a CDS encoding hypothetical protein (NECATOR_CHRV.G17747.T1), whose amino-acid sequence MICVWWDWEGMVYWEMLERNDTVTKELYIAQLHRVKEAMRLKRPPTRPNHAPSRQRQASCCTSRESRTRRARMGGPSASAVFSGPCTDGLQSFPLPNHYLRQ is encoded by the coding sequence ATGATCTGTGTTTGGTGGGATTGGGAAGGCATGGTGTACTGGGAAATGCTCGAAAGGAATGACACGGTCACTAAGGAGCTCTACATAGCCCAACTACATCGCGTGAAAGAGGCTATGCGACTGAAAAGACCACCAACAAGGCCAAACCATGCTCCTTCACGACAACGCCAAGCCTCATGTTGCACAAGTCGTGAAAGCCGCACTCGAAGAGCTCGAATGGGAGGTCCTTCAGCATCCGCCGTATTCTCCGGACCTTGCACCGACGGATTACAATCTTTCCCGCTCCCGAACCATTACCTTCGACAATGA
- a CDS encoding hypothetical protein (NECATOR_CHRV.G17746.T1), translated as MLDKVREDNGAKRTKKPSQKLKLIPVSPVTSDEEVEPPPKSPRVERYSVSRWSTTSTEELERELTEMERYLQVFPFRKLGDLSREVQGDIICAFCEAEGQHYSDSCAQVISGDQRLEIISIKGWYNYCLEDCPVNRQCKFAKRHCWYCRQLEGTVFVELIPRDGVHHRALCNVPNAKSEARSWILEAREELKMRRSGRK; from the coding sequence ATGCTGGACAAAGTAAGAGAAGACAACGGCGCGAAACGGACGAAGAAACCTAGTCAGAAGCTCAAGTTGATACCTGTATCCCCCGTGACAAGTGACGAAGAGGTCGAACCACCACCCAAATCGCCACGAGTGGAACGTTATTCCGTCTCCCGCTGGAGTACAACAAGTACGGAAGAGTTGGAGCGCGAACTCACGGAGATGGAGCGTTATCTTCAAGTGTTCCCATTTCGGAAATTGGGCGACTTGTCACGCGAAGTGCAGGGTGACATTATATGCGCCTTCTGTGAAGCCGAAGGCCAGCACTATTCGGACTCGTGTGCACAAGTGATCAGTGGAGATCAAAGGCTCGAGATCATCAGTATAAAAGGCTGGTACAACTACTGTCTGGAGGACTGTCCGGTGAACCGACAATGCAAGTTCGCAAAAAGGCATTGCTGGTACTGCAGGCAGCTAGAAGGAACGGTCTTCGTAGAGCTCATCCCGCGAGATGGCGTACATCACCGCGCCTTGTGCAACGTGCCCAACGCCAAGTCCGAAGCAAGATCGTGGATCCTTGAAGCACGGGAAGAGCTCAAGATGAGGAGGTCTGGGCGGAAATAA
- a CDS encoding hypothetical protein (NECATOR_CHRV.G17750.T1), which produces MSATASAYKALTTRRRNIVIDWLSKTKGLLEASESETESSRRDRVREIRLCLTACEENTIMLETTLDKFTKAYDDLEEHTDDEDKKMYEYVDNIHDTLVQLNERHSALKRVLQELLEEQETPEHMTDSNSLNPGIYPMGPLSVSKLPLIPIPNFSGKRWEWENLRT; this is translated from the coding sequence ATGTCGGCGACTGCATCAGCGTATAAGGCACTGACAACGAGACGCCGCAACATCGTGATTGATTGGTTAAGCAAAACCAAGGGACTCCTCGAAGCTTCTGAAAGTGAGACTGAGTCATCGCGCAGAGACCGCGTACGAGAAATACGTCTCTGTTTGACTGCCTGCGAAGAGAACACAATCATGTTGGAGACGACATTGGATAAGTTCACAAAAGCCTATGACGACTTAGAGGAGCATACGGACGACGAAGACAAAAAGATGTACGAGTATGTAGACAACATCCACGACACCCTTGTGCAACTTAATGAAAGACACTCCGCTCTTAAGAGGGTGCTTCAAGAGTTACTGGAGGAGCAGGAAACACCAGAACACATGACGGACAGTAATTCTCTTAATCCTGGCATCTACCCCATGGGACCACTTTCAGTGAGCAAACTGCCGTTGATTCCTATTCCCAATTTCAGCGGCAAGCGCTGGGAATGGGAAAACTTGAGGACCTGA